In Deltaproteobacteria bacterium, the genomic stretch GTCACACCGGAAGTGGACATAGTAAGGGCGCTGGAGAAATATTACGGAATCAAGAGAGACTTGCGCTATATTTCCGTCATTGAACGGGAAATAGAAAAAGAACTGGAAATTATCCGCAATCCTGAAAAGGTGGTTCAGGAAGAAGAACCTCCCCTTAAAAGGGACATAGAAAGAGAGGCCGAAAGGGAGGTAAAAAAAGAGAAGGAAGAAGAAAAACCGAAAGTTAAAGAGGCTGAGCCAAAAAAGCGGGAAGCAGCGCCTGAAATAAAAGAAAAACCCGAAGAAATCGTTGACCTTGAAGATGAGCTTGAAGAAGCTGAACTCATCCAGGAAGAAGCAAGAAAGGAACTCATAGAAAGATATTCCATCGATGACCTTTCAAGAGCGCTCGCCGAACCGGCTGACCGTGAAGTCATTGCCGATGTGCTTATTAAATATCTCTCTGCAGAATTTTACAGGGCCGCCCTTTTCATGGTAAGAGGGAATAATATCATCGGCTGGCGGGCAGCCAAAAGCAAAGACCTGATCCCCAACTTTGAAGCCCTTCAACTTTCAGCTCAAGAACCTTCCGTTCTTAAAACCGTTTCCGAAGGAAAGAGTTTCTATCTGGGACCGATTACCAAAACGGGTGTTAACCTGCAAATGATTAACGCCCTGGGAGGAGGAACCCCTACAGCAACGCTGCTTGTTCCCGTTGTCATTATGGGAAAAGTGGTCAACATCATCTATGTGGAAGGCGGCGCAAAAGAACTGGGTGATACAGTCGTCGAAATTCAACGGCTCGCCAACAAGGCTTCCATGTCATTTGAAATCCTTATCTTTAAGAACAAAATTATGATGACCTGATGAATGTAATGAAAGATTTTCAGGATCTCTCCCTTCCGTCAAAATAACACTTTCACTTGAATATCAAATAGATATGGCTTCCCGGTTGGAACAGGGAAAAGCAAAATAACCTGTTTTAAATCCCCCTTAATCCCCCTTTACAAAAGGGGGAAATTAAGTTCCTCCCTTTTGTAAAGGGAGGTCAGGAGGGGGATGGGTTATTTTTTTGATACCCTTCCCCACCCCAAGCCTCTACCCTCAAGGGGCATCGAGACCCTTGAAAGGGAGGGGGGTTTTAAATTTCTGCAAAATCCTAACCGGACACTACCGGGTTGGATTATGGTTTCCAGGTTTAAACATCTTGACAGAACCAATTGTTATTTAACCCTCACACCTTGACATCCAAAAAGGGCATGCCCAGCCGCTGCCTCTTATTCTCCCCCTTGAACTGGACAGACTTCCTCGACGGCACGTCCCCCCGCTCCCCTTCGTGCCGGGCCTGCACCTTCGCCGCCATACTGCTGCCGTGCATGAGGGTATGCTTACCGAAGCGTTTTGATAAAGCATCGACAACATCGTATATCCTGCACATTTTGTCTATCCTGACGCTGTCCTCAAAAAGGCTGAACTGGAGGGTTCCCGCAGCTTTAAGGCCACCGAGAATGACCCCCGTCGAACGATACAACCTGCCCGGTCTGAAGGTACGGTCAAAACCTTCCTTGAGCGGCCCCAGCATATCGGCAGGATAAGCCGTCCCCCTGGAAAGCTTTATTTCCATACCGTCGTGAGTAAAATCCTGACCTTTCAGAAAGAGGGTGAGTTTAGAGGCAATCAGATTGTGCCTTCTCGCCTTTATGCAGGCCTTTTCCAGGTTTTTCGAAAGCTGGGCAAAGACAAAGGGGGGATCATCCGACGGTGGTGTAAAAGTTTTGCTCTTGCCGACAGACTGGTAGCTGCTTTTCGATTCAGTCACAACGGGGTAGAC encodes the following:
- a CDS encoding general secretion pathway protein GspE, encoding MAVKIGDMLVQAGILTNEQLEEALKYQVIYGGKIGTNLIELGYLDESTIASFLSKKLGIPYANFSSLANIPDDTIHLLPRNLVEKYRVVPIELEKNRLTLAMSDPTDFSAIDEISFMTNFSIKPIVTPEVDIVRALEKYYGIKRDLRYISVIEREIEKELEIIRNPEKVVQEEEPPLKRDIEREAEREVKKEKEEEKPKVKEAEPKKREAAPEIKEKPEEIVDLEDELEEAELIQEEARKELIERYSIDDLSRALAEPADREVIADVLIKYLSAEFYRAALFMVRGNNIIGWRAAKSKDLIPNFEALQLSAQEPSVLKTVSEGKSFYLGPITKTGVNLQMINALGGGTPTATLLVPVVIMGKVVNIIYVEGGAKELGDTVVEIQRLANKASMSFEILIFKNKIMMT